In one window of Chiloscyllium plagiosum isolate BGI_BamShark_2017 chromosome 44, ASM401019v2, whole genome shotgun sequence DNA:
- the LOC122543511 gene encoding gastrula zinc finger protein XlCGF26.1-like: MEEKNTSPSAEGSREGGDGGKELSPMSELESHQHSHTGKKPFICSQCGKEFTELSNLLSHQHVHTGEKPFKCPDCGKCYKCSKDLVSHQRVHTVERPFKCSHCGTGFRLPSQLTVHQRIHTGERPFICSECGKGFTRSSDLLKHQRGHTEERPFRCSHCGTGFKQSYDLTVHQRIHTGERPYSCSECGKDFTRLSNLLSHQQVHTDEKPFKCPECGKGYKNSWKLKSHQRVHSDERPFRCSDCGMMFKRSFQLTVHQRIHTGDGLFTCSKCGKGFTQLSNLQSHQLVHTDERPFQCTDCGKSFKSSAGLIRHQRIHSDEKPFMCSQCGARFTQSYTLTVHQRVHTGERPFTCSECGKGFRRASNLLEHQRVHATERPFKCSACEKSFKCARDLMSHQCAPAEATPFRCSHCAPELEQSSQFSVDQRLHTEQQLFICSECGRSFTPSSKLLTHE, translated from the coding sequence ATGGAAGAGAAGAACACCAGTCCCAGTGCGGAGGGATCACGGGAAGGTGGGGATGGTGGAAAGGAATTGAGTCCCATGTCTGAGCTGGAATCTCATCAACACAGTCACACAGGGAAGAAGCCATTCATCTGCTCCCAgtgtgggaaggaattcactgAATTATCCAACCTCCTCAGCCACCAGCACgtccacactggagagaaaccattcaaatgtccagactgtgggaagtgctACAAATGTTCCAAGGACTTGGTGTCTcaccaacgtgttcacactgtAGAGAGACCGTTCAAGTGCTCTCACTGCGGAACTGGGTTCAGGTTGCCATCGCAACTGACTGTACACCAGCggattcacaccggggagaggccgttcatctgctctgagtgtgggaaaggattcactcggtcGTCTGACCTGCTCAAACACCAGCGGggtcacactgaggagagaccgtTCCGGTGCTCCCACTGTGGGACTGGTTTCAAGCAATCGTACGATCTCACCGTGCACCAAcgaattcacactggggagaggccgtacTCCTGCTCCGAGTGCGGGAAGGACTTCACTCGTTTGTCCAATCTGCTCAGTcaccaacaagttcacaccgatgaGAAACCTTTTAAGTGtccagagtgtgggaagggctaTAAAAATTCATGGAAACTGAAgtcccatcaacgtgttcactCTGACGAGAGACCGTTTCGATGCTCTGACTGTGGGATGATGTTCAAGCGATCATTTCAACTCACTGTTCACCAGCGCATTCACACCGGTGATGGGTTATTCACCtgctccaagtgtgggaagggattcactcagttatcCAATCTCCAGTCACATCAGCTAGTTCATACCGATGAGAGGCCTTTTCAGTGCACGGACTGTGGAAAGAGTTTTAAAAGTTCTGCAGGACTGATCCGTCATCAACGTATTCACTCTGATGAGAAACCGTTCATGTGTTCTCAGTGCGGAGCGAGGTTCACACAGTCATATACTCTCACTgtgcaccagcgagttcacactggggagaggccattcacctgctccgagtgtgggaaaggattccgTCGAGCATCCAACCTACTGGAACATCAGCGGGTTCACGCCACggagagaccttttaaatgttcaGCCTGTGAGAAGAGCTTCAAATGTGCCCGGGACCTTATGTCCCATCAGTGTGCACCCGCTGAAGCGACACCCTTCAGATGCTCTCATTGCGCGCCTGAGTTGGAGCAGTCATCCCAGTTCTCTGTAGATCAGCGACTCCACACTGAGCAACAACTGTTTATCTGCTCCGAGTGTGGGAGGAGTTTCACTCCATCATCCAAATTGCTGACACACGAGTGA